A genomic stretch from Kribbella amoyensis includes:
- a CDS encoding lysophospholipid acyltransferase family protein, protein MGANLVKFSRDTARDVKQVARGWRWGRRPQVPRSAEPYVVPKETTVFPTKWARTPAAMAVREVLQKGALNSVLRWEVNPRVSGLDSLLKLDGPALIVANHSSHLDTPLLLCTLPDAMRRRTAVAAAADYFFDTWWRATASAIVFNTFPIERRGGKLSSTPGDLLADGWNVVVFPEGTRSPDGWMERFRMGAAYLAVEHGVPVVPVGIKGSFAAMPRGRGWPIPGRPTVAVRYGDPLHPAEGESAREFAPKISAAVSALLDEESTTWWEARRRVAAGASPSQSGPQAARWRRVWESTAPVEAPESKRRAWK, encoded by the coding sequence ATGGGTGCCAACCTGGTCAAGTTCAGCCGGGACACCGCGCGGGACGTGAAGCAGGTCGCCCGCGGCTGGCGCTGGGGCCGCCGTCCGCAGGTTCCGCGGTCCGCCGAGCCGTACGTGGTGCCGAAGGAGACCACGGTCTTCCCGACCAAGTGGGCCCGGACGCCGGCGGCCATGGCGGTCCGAGAGGTGCTGCAGAAGGGCGCGCTCAATTCGGTCCTGCGGTGGGAGGTGAACCCGCGGGTGAGCGGGCTGGACTCGTTGCTGAAGCTGGACGGTCCGGCGCTGATCGTGGCGAACCACTCGTCCCACCTGGACACCCCGTTGCTGCTCTGCACGCTGCCGGACGCGATGCGCCGGCGGACCGCGGTGGCCGCGGCGGCGGACTACTTCTTCGACACCTGGTGGCGGGCGACGGCGTCGGCGATCGTGTTCAACACGTTCCCGATCGAGCGCCGCGGCGGCAAACTCAGCTCGACCCCGGGTGACCTCCTCGCCGATGGCTGGAACGTGGTCGTCTTCCCCGAAGGCACCCGCTCACCCGACGGCTGGATGGAACGCTTCCGGATGGGCGCGGCCTACCTCGCCGTCGAGCACGGCGTCCCGGTCGTCCCCGTCGGCATCAAGGGCTCCTTCGCGGCCATGCCCCGAGGCCGAGGCTGGCCGATCCCGGGCCGCCCGACGGTTGCGGTCCGCTACGGCGACCCGCTGCACCCGGCCGAGGGGGAGAGCGCCCGCGAGTTCGCCCCGAAGATCTCGGCCGCGGTCTCCGCCCTCCTGGACGAAGAATCCACCACCTGGTGGGAAGCCCGCCGCCGGGTAGCAGCAGGCGCATCCCCCTCCCAGTCAGGCCCCCAAGCAGCCCGCTGGCGCCGAGTCTGGGAGTCGACCGCGCCGGTCGAGGCCCCCGAGTCGAAGCGCCGCGCCTGGAAGTAA
- the hisF gene encoding imidazole glycerol phosphate synthase subunit HisF produces the protein MSLAVRVIPCLDVDAGRVVKGVNFVDVRDAGDPVEMAELYDAEGADELTFLDITASSGSRETTYEVVRRTAEQVFIPLTVGGGVREVGDVDRLLRSGADKVGINTGAIARPEVISEIAQRFGNQVLVLSLDVRRSADQPSGFEVTTHGGRRSAGLDAIEWARRGTELGAGEILLNSMDADGTKQGFDLDLIHAVRAVVDIPLIASGGAGAPEHFPPAVEAGADAVLAASVFHFGDFRIADVKKALRDAGVVVR, from the coding sequence GTGAGTCTTGCCGTGCGTGTGATCCCCTGCCTGGACGTGGATGCCGGGCGGGTGGTCAAGGGTGTCAACTTCGTCGACGTGCGCGACGCCGGCGACCCGGTCGAGATGGCCGAGTTGTACGACGCGGAGGGCGCCGACGAGCTGACGTTCCTCGACATCACCGCGTCCTCGGGTTCCCGGGAGACGACGTACGAGGTGGTCCGCCGGACGGCCGAGCAGGTGTTCATCCCGCTCACGGTCGGTGGCGGTGTGCGGGAGGTCGGCGACGTCGACCGGTTGCTTCGGTCGGGCGCGGACAAGGTCGGTATCAACACCGGCGCGATCGCCCGGCCCGAGGTGATCTCCGAGATCGCCCAGCGGTTCGGCAACCAGGTGCTGGTGCTGTCGCTGGACGTGCGTCGTTCGGCGGACCAGCCGAGCGGGTTCGAGGTGACCACGCACGGTGGTCGCAGGTCCGCCGGCCTGGACGCGATCGAGTGGGCCCGGCGGGGCACCGAGCTCGGCGCGGGCGAGATCCTGCTCAACTCGATGGATGCCGACGGCACCAAACAGGGGTTCGACCTGGACCTGATCCACGCCGTCCGCGCCGTCGTCGACATCCCGCTGATCGCCAGCGGGGGAGCGGGCGCACCCGAACACTTCCCGCCGGCGGTCGAGGCAGGCGCCGACGCGGTGCTCGCGGCGAGTGTCTTCCACTTCGGCGACTTCCGCATCGCCGATGTCAAGAAGGCGCTGCGCGACGCCGGCGTCGTGGTCCGGTGA
- a CDS encoding MarR family winged helix-turn-helix transcriptional regulator — translation MVVQRPDQDDKAGTPAPGTKSAEQAEQAGRTRGAEQAGRLIADVEQELSMLLRRSRSASMLLARRVHPEMDAAGYALISQIDLGTASGGPGVRASDVAQALGLDKSTVSRGLTQLETLGLIERVGDPDDGRARLLRLTETGAERFGAMRDQRRAEFREILDRWDTPDLTDLARLLSRLNTDFS, via the coding sequence ATGGTGGTCCAGCGCCCGGACCAGGACGACAAGGCGGGCACCCCAGCACCTGGTACCAAGAGCGCAGAGCAAGCCGAGCAAGCAGGGCGTACGCGGGGAGCTGAGCAAGCCGGTCGGTTGATCGCTGACGTCGAGCAGGAGCTGTCGATGCTGCTCCGCCGGTCGCGGTCGGCTTCGATGCTGCTCGCGCGGCGGGTGCACCCGGAGATGGACGCCGCGGGGTACGCGTTGATCTCGCAGATCGACCTCGGCACCGCGTCCGGCGGTCCGGGGGTACGGGCGTCCGACGTGGCGCAGGCGCTCGGCCTCGACAAGTCGACCGTCAGCCGTGGACTGACCCAGCTCGAGACCCTCGGCCTGATCGAGCGCGTGGGCGACCCGGACGACGGTCGGGCCCGGTTGCTGCGCCTGACGGAGACCGGCGCGGAGCGGTTCGGCGCGATGCGCGACCAGCGGCGGGCCGAGTTCCGCGAGATCCTGGACCGCTGGGACACCCCGGACCTGACCGACCTGGCCCGCCTGCTCAGCCGCCTCAACACCGACTTCAGCTGA
- a CDS encoding MarR family winged helix-turn-helix transcriptional regulator: MQLAQQPSVPEVERDTPAQDVLEGVSSLIRAVRCIEHRQLWPDAGLRRADASVLKVLAKGGEQRGGEIAAKLGVDASVVSRQLTNLEGDGLVSRRPDPADARVSLVELSPLGRARLEALYANYTQQLRAALADWDDDAMTAAAETLRRVADAVARSAESVRRTTTSTGD; the protein is encoded by the coding sequence ATGCAACTAGCCCAGCAACCCTCTGTCCCGGAGGTGGAGCGGGACACGCCGGCCCAGGACGTCCTCGAAGGGGTCAGCTCGCTGATCCGGGCCGTGCGGTGTATCGAGCATCGGCAGCTCTGGCCCGATGCGGGGCTTCGTCGTGCCGACGCCAGCGTGCTCAAGGTGCTGGCCAAGGGCGGCGAGCAACGCGGCGGGGAGATCGCCGCGAAGCTGGGGGTCGACGCGTCCGTGGTCAGCCGGCAGCTGACGAACCTGGAGGGCGACGGTCTGGTGAGCCGTCGGCCCGATCCGGCGGACGCCCGGGTGTCCCTGGTCGAGCTTTCGCCGCTCGGCCGGGCCCGGCTGGAGGCCCTCTACGCGAACTACACCCAGCAACTTCGTGCCGCTCTGGCGGACTGGGACGACGACGCCATGACGGCGGCCGCCGAAACGCTGCGGCGGGTCGCCGACGCGGTCGCCCGGTCCGCTGAGTCCGTGAGGCGCACCACCACTTCGACTGGAGACTGA